One window of Cohnella hashimotonis genomic DNA carries:
- a CDS encoding MarR family winged helix-turn-helix transcriptional regulator — protein sequence MTDALPDEGFLQSCLFFTANRLGRAITRIAEEEFAPTGLTPMYGYAIRLVNGRPGITQKELAEKLSIAPSTLTRFVDKLETKQLVRRSVQGKTVLLYPMPKGQALEGEIRLASKRLKARYKEILGDVAADALSDGILTAGTRLEKGGSRR from the coding sequence ATGACGGACGCTTTGCCCGATGAAGGCTTCCTGCAAAGCTGCCTGTTTTTCACCGCCAATCGGCTCGGCCGGGCGATCACGCGAATCGCCGAAGAGGAGTTCGCGCCGACCGGCCTGACCCCAATGTACGGCTATGCGATTCGGCTCGTCAACGGAAGGCCCGGCATTACGCAGAAGGAGTTGGCGGAAAAGCTCAGCATCGCGCCGTCCACGCTGACTCGGTTCGTCGACAAGCTCGAGACCAAGCAGCTCGTCCGCCGAAGCGTGCAGGGAAAGACGGTGCTGCTCTATCCGATGCCCAAGGGGCAGGCGTTGGAGGGCGAGATCCGGCTTGCCTCGAAGCGCTTGAAGGCGAGATATAAAGAGATTCTGGGCGATGTCGCCGCCGATGCGCTGTCCGACGGCATCTTGACGGCAGGCACGCGTTTGGAAAAGGGGGGGAGCCGCCGATGA
- a CDS encoding glycoside hydrolase family 88/105 protein, whose protein sequence is MPALQFDEAEVRAAIDRVVDRTFRMDFNWDWPAGVAFYGVCEAYEATGNKAYLEKLKAWVDEQLEDGIPKLTVNAVSVGHSLLTLHKATGEQLYLDKATEMAEFLTHEAVRFGEGIFQHTVNSHTYDFPEQAWVDTMFMAGYFLLRVGHLLGRQDYIMDGIRQYHGHENCLQDPKTNLYYHGWDNLGGSHMSGVFWARGNAWAALTMARALELVDVHHASFMIIEGSLRDQLSTLVRLQDEETGLWHTVLDDPSSYFETSGSAGIAAALLSRGRLYNKYVTRSVRGILDSITEDGMVSGVSAGTAVMRDVQGYKDTSEKRIQGWGQGLALVFLSSLLARQEW, encoded by the coding sequence ATGCCGGCATTGCAATTCGACGAGGCGGAAGTGCGCGCGGCCATCGATAGGGTGGTCGACCGCACGTTTCGCATGGACTTCAACTGGGACTGGCCGGCGGGCGTCGCCTTTTACGGCGTATGCGAAGCCTACGAGGCGACAGGCAACAAGGCGTATTTGGAAAAGTTAAAGGCGTGGGTCGACGAACAGCTGGAGGACGGCATTCCCAAGTTGACGGTCAACGCGGTCTCGGTGGGCCATTCGCTGCTTACGCTGCACAAGGCGACGGGCGAGCAGCTGTATCTGGACAAAGCGACGGAAATGGCGGAGTTCCTCACGCACGAGGCGGTGCGCTTCGGGGAAGGCATCTTCCAGCATACGGTCAACTCGCATACGTACGACTTCCCTGAGCAGGCATGGGTGGACACGATGTTCATGGCGGGCTACTTCCTGCTGCGGGTCGGTCATCTGCTCGGCCGACAGGACTACATCATGGACGGCATTCGCCAATATCACGGTCACGAGAACTGCCTGCAGGATCCGAAGACGAACCTGTACTATCACGGCTGGGACAATCTTGGGGGCTCGCATATGTCCGGCGTCTTCTGGGCGCGGGGCAACGCCTGGGCGGCGCTGACGATGGCGCGCGCGCTCGAGCTCGTCGACGTGCACCATGCGTCGTTTATGATCATCGAGGGCTCGCTGCGGGATCAGCTCAGCACGCTCGTGCGGCTGCAGGACGAGGAGACGGGGCTGTGGCACACCGTGCTGGACGATCCGTCGTCGTATTTCGAGACGTCGGGCTCGGCAGGGATCGCCGCGGCGCTGCTGTCGCGCGGGCGTCTGTACAACAAGTACGTAACCCGTTCCGTGCGCGGCATTCTGGATAGCATCACCGAGGACGGCATGGTCTCCGGCGTATCGGCCGGCACCGCCGTCATGCGCGACGTCCAAGGTTATAAGGACACGTCTGAAAAGCGCATCCAGGGCTGGGGCCAGGGGCTCGCGCTGGTGTTCCTGTCGTCGCTGCTGGCGCGGCAGGAGTGGTAG
- the greA gene encoding transcription elongation factor GreA, giving the protein MVPDEVILTAEGLAQLEQELEELKTVKRRELAARIKTAISYGDLKENSEYHSAKEEQAFMETRILTIDRMLKKARVVKSVGADSVSVGSTVVLRDKEFDEIIEYRIVGPAEADVLASKISYESPLGKALMGKSVGDAVSVEAPVGMIQYELLEIKV; this is encoded by the coding sequence ATGGTACCCGATGAAGTGATATTGACCGCAGAAGGATTGGCGCAGCTGGAGCAGGAACTGGAGGAACTGAAGACGGTGAAGCGCAGGGAGCTGGCGGCGCGGATCAAGACGGCGATCAGCTACGGCGACTTGAAGGAGAACAGCGAGTACCACTCCGCGAAGGAAGAGCAAGCTTTTATGGAGACGCGTATTCTGACGATCGATCGTATGCTGAAAAAGGCGCGCGTCGTCAAAAGCGTCGGAGCGGATTCGGTATCCGTCGGCTCGACGGTCGTGCTCAGGGATAAGGAATTCGACGAGATTATCGAGTACCGGATCGTAGGACCGGCCGAAGCCGACGTCCTGGCCTCCAAGATCTCTTACGAGAGCCCGCTCGGCAAGGCGCTGATGGGCAAGTCCGTAGGCGATGCGGTCAGCGTCGAAGCGCCGGTGGGCATGATTCAGTACGAGCTGCTGGAGATCAAAGTTTAA
- a CDS encoding MFS transporter yields the protein MESGPTNGKSYRRRRRFHYGWTVLAVTFATLIVSAGVRSMPSIFMLPFEQEFGWSRGGISSVISVGILLYGLMGPFSAALLLRFGIRRMTVLSLAVLAAGLLVTPYMTALWQFELLWGVVSGLATGMMANVLGVTVAGQWFAHRRGLVVGILTASAATGQLLFLPLLASITEAAGWRNAVYASVGATLVVLAAVAIWMRNHPYDVGAAPYGETQIAKPVPFRGNLFLAPLAALREGARTKTFWLLSGTFFFCGFSTNGLIGAHLIPACGDFGIPEVTAAGMLALMGMFDLVGTTLSGWLSDRFDSRKLLFWYYGLRGLSLLFLPYALGAGQPQLTLFTVFYGLDWIATVPPTVKLSQDAFGKERAGMIFGWVVVTHQLGASVAAYAAGTVREWLGSYQVPFFAAGFVCLVAALMALRIAKQRAVVRGAAV from the coding sequence ATGGAGAGCGGCCCAACGAACGGCAAATCATACAGGCGCCGCCGAAGATTCCACTACGGCTGGACCGTGCTTGCCGTCACCTTCGCCACGCTGATCGTGTCGGCCGGCGTCCGTTCGATGCCCAGCATCTTCATGCTGCCCTTCGAGCAGGAATTCGGCTGGAGCCGCGGGGGCATCTCGAGCGTCATCTCCGTCGGCATCCTGCTGTACGGCCTCATGGGTCCTTTCTCCGCGGCGCTGCTCTTGCGCTTCGGCATTCGCCGCATGACCGTGCTGTCGCTGGCCGTACTCGCGGCCGGTCTGCTGGTTACGCCTTACATGACGGCGCTGTGGCAGTTCGAACTGCTGTGGGGCGTCGTGTCGGGGCTCGCAACCGGCATGATGGCCAACGTGCTCGGCGTTACGGTTGCAGGCCAGTGGTTCGCGCATCGTCGCGGACTTGTCGTCGGCATTCTGACGGCCAGCGCGGCGACCGGACAGCTGCTGTTCCTGCCGCTGCTCGCGAGCATCACGGAGGCGGCGGGCTGGCGAAACGCCGTCTACGCGTCGGTCGGCGCGACGCTTGTCGTGCTGGCCGCCGTCGCGATCTGGATGCGCAACCATCCCTACGATGTAGGCGCCGCTCCGTACGGCGAGACACAGATCGCGAAGCCCGTGCCGTTTCGCGGCAACCTGTTTCTCGCACCGCTTGCCGCCCTGCGGGAAGGCGCGCGCACAAAGACGTTCTGGCTGCTCAGCGGCACGTTTTTCTTTTGCGGCTTCTCCACGAACGGCCTGATCGGCGCCCATCTCATTCCCGCTTGCGGCGACTTCGGCATCCCCGAGGTGACAGCCGCGGGCATGCTCGCCCTGATGGGCATGTTCGACCTCGTCGGAACGACGCTCTCCGGCTGGCTGTCCGACCGCTTCGACAGCCGCAAGCTCCTGTTCTGGTATTACGGCCTGCGCGGCCTGTCCTTGCTGTTCCTGCCCTACGCCTTGGGCGCGGGCCAGCCGCAGCTCACGCTGTTCACCGTCTTCTACGGGCTCGACTGGATCGCCACCGTCCCGCCGACCGTCAAGCTGTCGCAGGACGCCTTCGGCAAGGAGCGGGCCGGCATGATCTTCGGCTGGGTCGTCGTCACCCACCAGCTCGGCGCCTCCGTGGCCGCCTATGCGGCCGGCACCGTCCGGGAGTGGCTGGGCAGCTACCAGGTGCCGTTTTTCGCGGCAGGCTTCGTTTGTCTGGTTGCCGCGCTTATGGCGCTTCGCATCGCGAAGCAGCGCGCGGTCGTGCGCGGAGCGGCGGTCTGA
- a CDS encoding carbohydrate ABC transporter permease gives MLTTSPAQTRLKANPRKRWKPILFHLVVGLLALVMIYPILWMISSSLKPNGEIFSQAYNLIPSRIAWENYRSGWAGFAGNTFTTFFKNSLIIVVVSTIGAVASSAVVAYGFARIPFAGKGFWFACMMMTMMLPHDVTMIPQYVMFSKIGWLSSFKPVIVPQFFAVPFFVFLIMQFIRTIPHDLDEAAKMDGCSKYGIFFRIVLPLIVPSIVTAAIFSFYWRWDDFINPLLYLNNPKLYPVSLALKMFLDGDSVNNWGGMFAMATLSLVPIFLIFFVFQRYIVEGISTSGLK, from the coding sequence ATGCTGACGACCAGTCCCGCGCAAACGAGGCTGAAGGCCAATCCGAGAAAGAGATGGAAACCGATATTGTTCCACCTCGTCGTCGGTCTCCTCGCGCTCGTCATGATCTATCCGATTCTGTGGATGATCTCCAGTTCCCTGAAGCCCAACGGCGAGATTTTCTCGCAGGCGTACAATCTGATCCCGAGCCGGATCGCCTGGGAGAACTACCGCAGCGGCTGGGCCGGTTTTGCGGGCAATACGTTCACGACGTTCTTTAAAAACTCGCTCATCATCGTGGTCGTATCGACGATCGGCGCGGTTGCCTCTTCGGCGGTCGTCGCTTACGGATTTGCGCGCATCCCGTTCGCCGGCAAGGGCTTCTGGTTCGCCTGCATGATGATGACGATGATGCTGCCGCATGACGTGACGATGATTCCGCAGTACGTCATGTTCTCCAAGATCGGCTGGCTGTCGTCGTTCAAACCGGTCATCGTGCCGCAATTTTTCGCCGTACCGTTCTTCGTATTTCTCATCATGCAGTTCATCCGCACGATCCCGCACGATCTCGACGAGGCGGCCAAGATGGACGGCTGCAGCAAATACGGCATCTTTTTCCGCATCGTCCTGCCGCTCATCGTGCCGTCGATCGTCACCGCCGCGATTTTCTCCTTCTACTGGAGATGGGACGACTTCATCAACCCACTGCTGTACCTCAACAATCCGAAGCTGTACCCGGTCTCGCTGGCGCTCAAAATGTTCCTCGACGGCGATTCGGTCAACAACTGGGGCGGCATGTTCGCGATGGCCACGCTGTCGCTCGTCCCGATCTTTCTCATCTTCTTCGTCTTCCAGCGCTATATCGTGGAAGGCATCAGCACCAGCGGTCTCAAATAA
- a CDS encoding ABC transporter substrate-binding protein, protein MKKLTTTLVAASLMIGLAACGSGNNDNNAGNAAASGSAGSSASATAKSDDKPVTVRVAWWGGQSRHDYTLKVIDMYEKLHPNVTIEPEYAAFDDYWKKLAPQAAANQLPDVIQMDISYLNQYAGRNQLADLTPYTESGKLDVSAVAETTLAGGKIDGKLYAMNAGSNALTMMVDPAMLKSLGIEEPAADKGWTWDEFAALGDKAKAQGKLLFSDLRHDVFFPFYLRGQGKLMYAADGTKLGYDDDKLFIDYYNKYQQWYDKGYTMSLDKLSQSKGTPEEDLVALGTALSSNQWSNQFIGISAAAKRDLDLLPVPGWDTNKALFLKPSMYFTVANSSKVKDAAIDFINYFINDVEANKVILGERGVPVSSKVQEAIRPNLTPEQTKVFDYVAWAEKNSSEMNPPNPVGAVEVDALLKAEVEKILYKQITVEKGAAEFREKANAILAKNK, encoded by the coding sequence ATGAAGAAATTAACGACGACGCTGGTTGCCGCGAGCTTGATGATCGGCCTTGCCGCGTGCGGCTCCGGGAACAACGATAACAACGCGGGCAACGCAGCCGCATCCGGCAGCGCAGGAAGCAGCGCGAGCGCGACGGCGAAGAGCGACGACAAGCCGGTCACGGTGCGCGTAGCCTGGTGGGGCGGACAATCGCGCCACGACTACACGCTTAAGGTCATCGATATGTACGAAAAGCTGCATCCGAACGTGACGATCGAGCCTGAGTACGCGGCGTTCGACGATTACTGGAAGAAGCTCGCTCCGCAAGCGGCCGCCAATCAGCTGCCCGACGTCATCCAGATGGATATCTCTTACCTTAACCAGTACGCGGGACGCAATCAGCTGGCCGATCTGACGCCTTACACCGAGAGCGGCAAGCTCGACGTGAGCGCTGTGGCCGAGACGACGCTGGCCGGCGGCAAGATCGACGGCAAGCTGTACGCGATGAACGCGGGCTCCAATGCGCTCACGATGATGGTCGACCCGGCGATGCTGAAGTCGCTCGGCATCGAGGAGCCGGCGGCCGACAAGGGCTGGACCTGGGATGAATTCGCCGCGCTTGGCGACAAGGCCAAGGCACAGGGCAAGCTGCTGTTCTCCGATCTGCGCCACGACGTCTTCTTCCCGTTCTACCTGCGCGGCCAGGGCAAGCTGATGTATGCGGCCGACGGCACGAAGCTCGGCTACGACGACGACAAGCTCTTTATCGATTACTACAACAAATATCAGCAATGGTACGACAAAGGCTACACGATGTCGCTCGATAAGTTGTCGCAGAGCAAGGGAACGCCCGAAGAGGATCTCGTGGCGCTCGGCACGGCGCTGTCGTCGAACCAGTGGTCCAACCAGTTCATCGGCATCTCCGCCGCGGCCAAGCGCGATCTCGATCTGCTGCCGGTCCCGGGCTGGGATACGAACAAGGCGCTCTTCCTGAAGCCGAGCATGTACTTTACCGTAGCCAATTCGTCCAAGGTGAAGGACGCGGCCATCGACTTCATCAACTATTTTATCAACGACGTCGAAGCGAACAAGGTTATCCTCGGCGAGCGCGGCGTGCCCGTGTCGTCCAAGGTGCAGGAAGCAATCCGTCCGAATCTGACGCCGGAGCAGACCAAAGTATTCGACTACGTCGCTTGGGCGGAGAAAAACAGCAGCGAGATGAACCCGCCGAACCCGGTCGGCGCCGTCGAAGTCGACGCGCTCCTCAAGGCCGAGGTCGAGAAGATTTTGTATAAGCAGATTACCGTCGAAAAGGGCGCCGCGGAATTCCGCGAGAAAGCGAATGCGATCCTGGCGAAAAACAAGTGA
- a CDS encoding carbohydrate ABC transporter permease, with the protein MTKFRENNHLVGYLFTAPFIIGFLIFTMFPMLASLYYSFTDYNLFEAPNWVGFDNYKTMFTGDDQYWKSVSVTFTYVVASVPLRLAFALAVAMLLNKAIGGIGLYRSAYYLPSLIGGSVAVSIMWTQVFGDKGLLNSFLNLFGAHATTSWIGSPGTAIWTLVALSVWQFGSSMLIFLAGLKSIPASLHEAANVDGAGAVRRFFKITLPILSPIILFNLIMQTISAFMTFTPAYVISRGEGGPLDSTLLYSLYLYKRAFQFTQMGYASAMAWVMLLTVGIIALILFQTSKYWVHYESKGES; encoded by the coding sequence ATGACGAAGTTCCGCGAAAACAACCATTTGGTCGGATACTTGTTCACCGCGCCCTTTATTATCGGCTTTCTGATCTTCACGATGTTCCCGATGCTGGCATCGCTGTATTATTCGTTCACCGACTACAACCTGTTCGAGGCGCCGAATTGGGTCGGGTTCGACAACTATAAGACGATGTTCACCGGCGACGATCAATATTGGAAATCGGTGAGTGTCACGTTCACGTACGTGGTCGCGAGCGTGCCGCTGCGGCTGGCGTTCGCGCTGGCGGTGGCGATGCTGCTGAACAAGGCGATCGGGGGCATCGGCCTGTATCGCTCAGCTTACTATTTGCCTTCGCTCATCGGCGGCAGCGTCGCCGTATCGATCATGTGGACACAGGTGTTCGGCGACAAAGGCCTGCTCAACTCGTTCCTGAACCTGTTCGGCGCCCACGCGACAACATCCTGGATCGGTTCGCCGGGCACCGCGATCTGGACGCTTGTCGCCCTCTCGGTCTGGCAGTTCGGCTCCTCGATGCTCATCTTCCTTGCCGGCCTCAAGAGCATTCCTGCATCGCTGCACGAAGCCGCGAACGTGGACGGCGCCGGCGCCGTCCGTCGCTTCTTCAAGATTACGCTGCCGATTCTGAGCCCGATCATCCTGTTCAACCTGATCATGCAGACGATCTCAGCGTTCATGACCTTCACCCCGGCTTACGTCATCTCCCGCGGCGAAGGCGGCCCGCTCGACAGTACCCTGCTCTACTCGCTGTACCTGTACAAACGCGCTTTCCAATTTACCCAAATGGGTTACGCCTCCGCCATGGCCTGGGTCATGCTGCTGACGGTCGGCATCATCGCGCTGATTCTGTTCCAGACGTCCAAGTACTGGGTCCACTACGAGTCGAAGGGAGAGAGCTAA
- a CDS encoding GNAT family N-acetyltransferase, with the protein MSDVHLRRLKAGDATALLELRRRNRAFFEPFEPIRADREFTPAGIRDMLDQEELHWAQGSGYGFGIFLRDREKLVGRINLSNVVRGAWESCTVGYYMDEAEGGRGLMTEALGLAVDFAFGQAGLHRIQAAVMPRNRASIRVIEKNGFQYEGLAEYYLKINGIWEHHRIYSLTREHLVRST; encoded by the coding sequence ATGTCAGACGTACACTTACGCAGACTGAAGGCGGGGGATGCGACTGCGCTGCTGGAGCTGCGGCGCCGCAATCGCGCGTTTTTCGAGCCGTTCGAGCCGATTCGCGCCGATCGGGAATTCACGCCTGCGGGAATCCGCGACATGCTCGACCAGGAAGAGCTGCATTGGGCGCAAGGAAGCGGATACGGCTTCGGGATCTTTCTACGGGACCGGGAAAAGCTGGTCGGCCGCATAAACCTGAGCAATGTCGTGCGAGGCGCATGGGAAAGCTGCACGGTGGGCTACTATATGGACGAGGCGGAAGGCGGCCGCGGCCTCATGACGGAGGCGCTCGGGCTAGCGGTGGATTTCGCTTTCGGCCAGGCGGGGCTACATCGCATTCAGGCGGCGGTCATGCCGCGCAACCGGGCTTCGATCCGCGTCATTGAAAAAAACGGATTCCAATACGAGGGGCTGGCCGAATATTACTTGAAAATCAACGGCATTTGGGAGCATCACCGCATTTACAGCCTGACGAGGGAGCATCTGGTTCGATCGACGTAA